The following coding sequences are from one Limnobacter sp. SAORIC-580 window:
- a CDS encoding metal-dependent hydrolase translates to MKNIMPVRRDVKLNLPEEKVSNWHEQGPHVTHFMNALSLFFPAGERMFMDAVRNYRDDITDPELKKAVVAFIGQEAMHSREHVEYNEMLDRAGLPASQLDNFLWGFLAFIKKALGKRLTLAGTIALEHYTALMADQLLRNPDVLGEKSEPAYKQMWMWHAYEETEHKAVAYDVWNHVLPDNMHNRFSRRLAMVLATAIFWPLVAYFHMRLVFADKTIQGGHLKGFWTVTKMLWGKKVGVLRNPVANGEFMDYFKADFHPWMHDNSRFLTEIDNFVASVEGSGRKPNTEIANAIRARMSSQLKANAA, encoded by the coding sequence ATGAAGAACATCATGCCTGTACGCCGCGATGTCAAATTGAATTTGCCTGAAGAAAAGGTATCCAATTGGCATGAGCAAGGTCCCCACGTGACCCATTTCATGAATGCCCTCTCGCTGTTCTTCCCAGCTGGCGAGCGCATGTTCATGGATGCTGTGCGTAACTACCGCGACGACATCACCGACCCCGAATTGAAAAAAGCAGTGGTGGCCTTTATCGGGCAGGAAGCCATGCACAGCCGCGAGCACGTTGAATACAACGAGATGCTGGATCGCGCGGGCCTGCCTGCATCCCAGCTGGACAACTTCCTGTGGGGCTTTCTGGCCTTCATCAAGAAAGCACTGGGCAAACGCCTTACCCTGGCTGGCACCATTGCGCTGGAACATTACACCGCGCTGATGGCCGACCAACTGCTGCGCAACCCCGATGTACTGGGCGAGAAATCAGAACCCGCCTACAAGCAAATGTGGATGTGGCACGCCTATGAGGAAACCGAGCACAAGGCTGTAGCCTACGACGTCTGGAACCATGTGTTGCCCGACAACATGCACAACCGTTTCAGCCGCCGCCTGGCAATGGTGTTGGCCACTGCCATATTCTGGCCACTGGTGGCTTACTTCCACATGCGCTTGGTGTTTGCCGACAAAACAATCCAGGGTGGCCATTTGAAAGGCTTCTGGACCGTAACCAAAATGTTGTGGGGCAAAAAGGTGGGCGTATTGCGCAACCCGGTGGCCAATGGCGAGTTCATGGACTACTTCAAAGCCGACTTCCACCCCTGGATGCACGACAACAGCCGCTTCCTGACTGAGATCGACAATTTTGTGGCCTCTGTTGAGGGCTCTGGCCGCAAGCCCAACACAGAGATTGCAAACGCCATTCGTGCCCGCATGAGCAGCCAGTTGAAAGCAAACGCAGCTTAA
- a CDS encoding acyl-CoA thioesterase, with translation MKEIYTTTVPLRWGDMDQIGHVNNTVYFRCFEQARVEWIALFPESADNNPAYVVIVHTECSFLKELKAPGVVEIKVLAGEVGRSSLVQKYEMRRTDAPEVLVATGSAKMVWVSPETGRSTPIPDRFKGTLGTQE, from the coding sequence ATGAAAGAAATCTACACCACCACTGTGCCACTGCGCTGGGGCGACATGGACCAGATTGGCCATGTGAACAACACTGTGTACTTCCGTTGTTTTGAGCAAGCCCGCGTGGAATGGATAGCACTGTTTCCGGAAAGCGCAGACAACAACCCCGCGTATGTCGTGATCGTTCACACCGAATGCAGCTTTCTGAAAGAACTGAAAGCACCCGGCGTGGTGGAGATCAAGGTGCTTGCGGGCGAGGTGGGCCGCAGCAGTCTGGTGCAAAAATACGAGATGCGCCGCACCGATGCGCCCGAAGTTCTGGTGGCAACCGGCAGCGCAAAAATGGTGTGGGTCAGCCCGGAAACAGGTCGCTCTACGCCTATTCCAGACCGCTTCAAAGGCACACTTGGCACGCAGGAATAA
- a CDS encoding thermonuclease family protein — MIFKVLALVLALLGYYVSPYGPNIGIGGPVASESQNQPGSATSGSFYLATVTRVADGDTITVRNLDGATHKIRMHAVDAPELNQAGGEQSRRWLTEQVLNKNVKIVVNNTDRYKRQVAKVVLPVEGCQQRLCDGETDINLKAIEAGQAWWYREFARSQSSEDRVMYEAAEDQARNARKGLWQQTAPLAPWQWRTEQRNQR, encoded by the coding sequence ATGATCTTTAAAGTGTTGGCTCTGGTTTTGGCCCTGCTGGGTTATTACGTCAGCCCCTACGGCCCAAACATTGGCATTGGTGGCCCCGTTGCCTCAGAAAGTCAAAACCAGCCGGGCTCGGCCACCTCGGGCAGTTTTTACCTGGCCACGGTGACCCGTGTGGCCGATGGTGACACCATTACGGTGCGCAACCTTGACGGTGCCACCCACAAAATTCGCATGCATGCAGTGGACGCGCCTGAATTAAACCAGGCCGGTGGTGAGCAATCTAGGCGCTGGCTCACCGAGCAGGTGTTGAATAAAAACGTGAAGATCGTGGTGAACAACACGGACCGCTACAAACGGCAAGTGGCCAAAGTGGTGTTGCCCGTAGAAGGGTGCCAGCAGCGCTTGTGTGATGGTGAAACCGACATCAACCTGAAAGCCATTGAAGCCGGGCAAGCCTGGTGGTACCGGGAATTTGCGCGCAGCCAAAGCAGTGAAGACCGTGTGATGTACGAAGCTGCGGAGGACCAGGCCCGCAATGCACGCAAAGGCCTGTGGCAACAAACCGCACCGCTTGCCCCATGGCAGTGGCGCACCGAACAACGCAACCAGCGATAA
- a CDS encoding crotonase/enoyl-CoA hydratase family protein, translated as MDRVNLQFNSDNTVATVALNRPEKHNGVDWPMLKEVRKVQQQLARHKTLRAVVLKGEGPSFCAGLDVKSVMSNPKTAVVMYANLWLPMRNIFQTWSMGWRDLGVPVIAQIHGNCFGAGIQYAMGADIRVCTPDAQLSILEAKWGLVPDMGGAALVRELLPVDVAKELTMTGRVLSGLQAKELGLVTHVVENPEEKVQALVQEMLTRSPDSVAASKFMLQRIFGIDEAAHLTQERRWQRRVLGFKNQRISVVKNSKQPTMPFAKRQIR; from the coding sequence ATGGACAGAGTAAACCTGCAGTTCAACAGCGACAACACCGTAGCCACCGTGGCTTTAAACCGCCCGGAAAAACACAATGGCGTGGACTGGCCCATGCTGAAGGAAGTGCGCAAGGTGCAGCAACAACTGGCCAGGCACAAAACCCTGCGTGCAGTGGTTTTGAAAGGCGAGGGCCCGTCTTTTTGTGCAGGGCTGGATGTGAAGTCGGTCATGAGCAACCCGAAAACTGCTGTGGTGATGTACGCCAACCTGTGGTTGCCCATGCGCAATATTTTCCAGACCTGGAGCATGGGTTGGCGCGATTTGGGCGTGCCGGTGATTGCACAGATTCACGGCAACTGTTTTGGGGCAGGCATTCAATACGCCATGGGCGCAGACATTCGTGTGTGCACACCCGATGCGCAATTGTCCATTCTGGAGGCCAAATGGGGTCTGGTACCCGACATGGGCGGTGCTGCGCTAGTACGTGAATTGTTGCCGGTTGATGTGGCCAAGGAGTTGACCATGACGGGCCGCGTGCTTAGTGGCCTGCAAGCCAAGGAGCTGGGCTTGGTGACCCATGTGGTAGAGAATCCGGAAGAAAAAGTGCAGGCCCTGGTGCAGGAAATGTTGACCCGCTCCCCCGATTCTGTGGCGGCAAGCAAGTTCATGTTGCAACGGATTTTTGGTATTGACGAAGCGGCGCATTTGACCCAGGAGCGACGCTGGCAGCGCCGCGTGCTTGGTTTTAAAAACCAGCGTATTTCGGTTGTGAAAAACAGCAAACAGCCCACCATGCCGTTTGCCAAACGACAAATTCGTTGA